One Capsicum annuum cultivar UCD-10X-F1 chromosome 2, UCD10Xv1.1, whole genome shotgun sequence genomic window carries:
- the LOC124896166 gene encoding uncharacterized protein LOC124896166 codes for MALGEHESTKVKGFKFVLIEECPVKSDEPTDDEIKAYDKWVKADEIARCYIFASMENVLQHQHHSMTTAYDMLESLKEMFEERNHAAKQTDMKEALLSTKMVEGTSVREYVLKMMSLLNELEILGVVIDKESQVEMVL; via the exons ATGGCACTCGGAGAACATGAGTCAACAAAGGTGAAA GGCTTTAAATTTGTGCTGATTGAGGAATGTCCTGTTAAGTCGGATGAACCCACTGATGATGAGATTAAAGCATACGATAAGTGGGTTAAGGCTGACGAGATAGCAAGATGCTACATTTTTGCCTCTATGGAAAATGTGTTGCAGCATCAACATCATTCCATGACTACTGCTTATGATATGCTTGAATCTCTCAAAGAGATGTTCGAAGAGCGAAATCATGCTGCAAAGCAGACGGACATGAAAGAAGCTCTTTTGAGCACAAAAATGGTTGAAGGAACTTCGGTAAGGGAATATGTTCTTAAAATGATGAGTCTATTGAACGAGCTGGAAATTCTTGGTGTGGTTATTGATAAGGAGTCTCAGGTTGAGATGGTCCTATAG
- the LOC107860912 gene encoding GATA transcription factor 19, producing the protein MNSCGSAYCHGGPCTCGLYYGQNNDTSAYSMFYSQYHQKDENYLENMYSFANSSPSSSSSSVDCTLSLGTPSTRLSTNENEKRVHDTHERRSSSYMSKCWNILQNKNHTTNKSSRGSSNANTNSSGADPLVARRCANCDTTSTPLWRNGPRGPKSLCNACGIRYKKEERRASAAAVATANGGGMDSSQHMINGSWVHHSQAQKMPCYSSAYGNHEFRFTEDDDRDSDSAISFWPFLASQHC; encoded by the exons aTGAATAGTTGTGGTAGCGCTTATTGTCATGGGGGTCCATGCACTTGCGGATTGTATTACGGTCAAAACAATGACACTTCTGCATACTCAATGTTCTATAGCCAATATCatcaaaaagatgaaaattatttgGAAAACATGTATTCTTTCGCTAATTCGTCTCCTTCATCTTCTTCGTCTTCTGTGGATTGTACTCTTTCTTTAGGCACACCTTCCACCCGCCTAAGTACCAATGAGAATGAAAAACGAGTTCATGACACTCATGAACGTCGCTCTTCTTCTTACATGTCCAAATGTTGGAATATTCTACAGAACAAAAATCATACGACTAATAAGTCCAGTCGTGGCAGCAGCAATGCTAACACTAATTCAAGCGGGGCTGACCCCCTTGTTGCTCGCCGATGTGCTAATTGTGACACCACTTCCACACCTTTGTGGAGAAATGGTCCTAGAGGCCCCAAG TCACTTTGCAATGCCTGTGGAATTCGTTACAAGAAAGAAGAGAGGAGAGCCAGTGCCGCCGCTGTGGCCACCGCTAACGGTGGTGGAATGGACAGTTCACAACACATGATAAACGGGTCATGGGTTCATCATTCACAAGCCCAGAAAATGCCATGTTACTCTTCAGCTTatggaaatcatgaatttaggttCACTGAAGATGATGATCGTGATTCTGATTCTGCTATTTCCTTCTGGCCTTTCCTAGCGTCTCAACATTGCTGA